The sequence TCGTTGGCGAGCAGCGGCTGGCCGCTCTTCGTGCGCTGGCCGTGCACCACCCAGTTGTTGCTGCCGGAGACGATGTTGGGGTCGCCCATCACCGCGTCCACGCTGTCCAGGCCGGACATCGTCTTCACGGACTTGAGGCCCGGCAGGCGCGCCTCCTTCGGGACGATGAGCGGCGTCTGCGGCGCGTTCTGCGGCAGCAGCGCGTTGGCCACCTCCTCACCCACCGCCGCCACCAGCCGCGCGCGGAACAGCTCGATGCGGTGGTTGCCGCCCAGCATCATCGCCAGCAGGTTGCCGCGCGCGAGCGAGTCCACCGGCGTCCAGGGCGCGGGGTCCGTGCTCATGACGGTGAACTCGTAGGGCAGCGGCTCCGCGGCGATGCGCGCGTTGATGCCCGCGCTGTAGGCCTCCAGGATGGCGCGCGCGTCCGCGTCCACCTGCGCCCAGGCGCGCTCGGCCAGGTGGCGCAGGCCCATGGTGCGCAGGAACTCGTCCGCGGGCACCAGCATGGGGCCCAGCAGGCTCGCGAGCCGGCCATCCACCAGCCGGCGGCCCATCTCCATCTGCCACATCCGGTCCTGCCCGTGCACATAGCCCTGGGCGAAGAACAGGTCGTGCTCGTCGCTGGCGAAGATGTGCGGCACGCCCCACGTGTCGCGCAGCACCTCCACCTTGCCGTGCAGGCCGGGCAGCGTGAGCTGTCCTTCCGCGCGAGGCCAGCGGCGGCGGGCAAGCCACGGCCCCACGCCCGGGGCGGCCACGGCCATGGCGGACGGCAACATGCGCAGCATGCGCAGGACCTGGGAGAAGGCACTCATGACGCGGAGGCTCCGGCGGTGGGGGCGGTCGGCGGGGGGGCGGCGGCGGTGTCCGGGGTGGCGCCCCCGTCAGGCAGGGCGTCCGGCAGCTCGCGGTCCAGGTTGCGCAGGCGCGGGTTGGTCCACGCGAACGCGACGTTCAAGAGCGTCATCAGCCCCAGGACGATGAAGATGACGGCGATGCCGCGCCCCGGGCCCACGCCCAGGAGGCGGCCCATGCTGCCGGCGAGCACGCCGCCCGGGGCCATGGCCGGCTCGAAGAGGTCGTCCGCGAGCGGGCCCGCGATGAGGCTGGCGAACGGCGACATGCACAGGGTGACCATCCGCTTCACGGCCGCGGCGCGGCCCTGGAGGTCCGCCGGAATCTTGCGCTGCCAGATGGACTGGGTGCTGGCCACCATGGGCGGCATGGTGAACAGGTAGAGCGCGGCGGCGGTGGCCACCAGCGGCACGCTGGGCGACGGCGCGGCCATGAAGAGCACCAGGCCGGAGACGATCTGGAACCCCAGGATGCCGTGCAGCTGGTTCTTGGGGCCGCCCCACACGCCCATGCCGACGGCGCCCAGGAGCGCCCCCACGCCCGCCACCGACGCGATGATGCCCAGCGTGGAGATGTCCGTGAAGGCCAGCACCAGCGGGGTGATGAGCAGCACCACCAGGTCCATGCACAGCACGGCCACGACGGTGAAGCCCAGCAGCGCCACGAGCCCCCTGCGGGTGCTGATGAAGCTCCAGCCCTGCTTCATCTCCGCGAGGATGGACCCCTTGCCCTGCTGCCCCTCCACGGAGACCGGGGGACGCGGGAAGCGGACCATCAGCAGGGTGATGATGGCGATGGTGAAGCTGCAGACGTCCACGGACAGCACGCCCACCAGGCCCACGCTGTCGATGAGCGCTCCGGCGATGATGGGGGAGAGGATCTGGCTGGCGCCGCTGGCCACCTCCGCCATGGCGTTGGCGCGGCCCAGGTGCTGCTTGGGCACGAGCAGCGTCACCGTGGCGAAGAAGGCCGGCCAGCGGAAGGCGCCGAAGCACGCGCCAAAGGACACGGGCAGGTAGAAGTGCCAGGCCTGGAGCTTGATGAGGCCTTTGCTGTCCGCCAGCACCAGGCCGAAGATGATGAGCGTGCTGAGGCCGTTGCCCATGTCCGCCAGGAGCATGGCGCGGCGGCGGTCCCACCGGTCGATGAGCGTTCCCGCGAGCGGCGCCAGGATGACCATGGGCGCGAACGCGAAGAAGGACAGGAGCGCGAACTGCGTGGTGGAGCGCGTGTCCAGGAACACCTTGGCGCCCACGCCGAACGCCGTGAGGCCCGAGCCCAGGATCGAGATGAGCTGACCAAACCAGGTGATCCAGAAGACCCGCATGGGCTGGGTGATGGTCAGGCGTTGCGCGAGGCTCATTCCACGTCTCTTTTCTCCTGGGGGGCAGGAGGTTCAAGGGCCCGCGCACGGTACTACGGGAGTGCGCGCGGGCCCGGCGTTGCTAGGGGAAATCAGCCCTGCTCCAGCTCCGCGAGCATGGCTTCCAGGGCTTCCGGGTCGAGCTGGCTGGCGCTCGCCTCCACGATGGCCACCGTCATCACCTCCACGGTGGGGGACTCGAAGAGGGCGCGCATGGACAGCTCGACCTGGAAGGTCTCGCGGATGCGCGACAGGAGCTGCACGCCCAGCAGCGAGTGGCCACCCAGTTCGAAGAAGTTGTCGGTGATGCCCACGGACTCCACGCCCAGCAGGTCCTGCCAGAGCGCGGCGACCTTCTCCTCGGTTTCGTCGCGCGGGGCGACGAAGACGTTGGCGAGCGGAGGCCGCGGGTGCTTGCCGCTGGCGCTGCCGCCCGTGCGGGTCGTGGAGGCGCCGTCGCGCGCCACCTGGAGCCGGGCCTCCAGCGAGCCTCGGGACGCGAGGAAGCGGCCGCCGGCGGGCTGGGTGAGCAGCGCGCGCAGGAGGCGGAAGCCCTCGGCGGGCGGGATGACGGCGTCGGGCCGGAAGCCCTCGCCCACGCCCCACACGTCCCAGTCCACGGTGTACCAGCGGGTGCCGCCAAGCCGGGCCTGCCGGGCCGCCAGCGCGTCCATGCCGGCGTGCGCCGCCGCCACCGCGCTGACCGCCATGCCGCCCAGCACCACGGTGAGGGAGGACTGCACCACGACGAAGTCCGGATGGCGCGACGCCAGCGCCTCCGCCAGCTGCGTGAGGCCCCCGAAGCGGCCGGCGAGCAGCGGGGTGGTGGCCTCCGGCGTGGACTCGTCCACGGAGATGCGGGTGGCCATGCCGCCGTCACCCGCCGCGTAGAAGACGCCGTCGACGCGGCCGAACTTCGCCTCCGCCACCTGGAGCGCCTTGTCGAGCTGACCGGGCACGCCCGCGTCCGCGCGAAGCGCCAGCACCTGCGCGCCCGCCTGCTCCAGCGTGCGCATGCGCTCGATGGCCCTGGACGTCGCGTCCTGGGCGTCATGGCCCGCGCGCCACGCGTCCCACTCCCCGGGAGCGGGGAGCGTGCGGCGCGACAGCAGCACGAGCTTCGGCTTCACGGCATGCGTGAGCTGCTCCGCGAGCGCGAGCCCCACGCGGCCCAGGCCACCGACGATGACGTAGACGCCGCCCTCCTTGAGGCCCGTGGGCTGCGCGGCGTCGGAGTCCGGAGTGCCCGGGACCTCGATGGGCTCGAACGCCTCGACATGGCGGTACGGGCCGCGCAGCGCGACCACCGCTTCCTTGCCGGTGGCCAGCTCCGTCACCAGCCGCTCCAGCCATGGGCCGGACGCGGACTCGTCCGGCGCGGGCCAGGTGACGTCGACGGCGCGCACGGTGATGCCGGGGTACTCCTGTGGCAGGACGCGGCTCGCGCCCACGGCGGCCGCCTGCCAGGGCAGCAGCGGCTCCTCGCCCGTGACGTCCTGGGCGCCGGTGGTCACCACGTCCAGCGTGAGGGGCGCCTTCGCCGCGCCCGGACCCACCGCCTTCGCCAGCGCGAGCAGTCCGTGGAACGACGTCGCGAGCCCCGCCTCCAGGTCCTGCGGCGCCTTCACCAGCGGCCACAGGTACGCGACGTGCGCGGGCGTCCACTCCTCACCGCGCAGCCGCTCCAGGTGCTCGCTCACCGCGTCCGGCGAGGCCACGTCCACGGCGAAGCGCTTCGTCACCGGATCCGACGCGCCCTGACCCGCGACCAGCGACACCACGTCCGCGCCCGCCTGGCGCAGCCGCTCCGACACGCGCGCGGCCACCGGCGTGTCCGCCTCCAGCACCAGCCAGCGCTGACCCGCCAGCGATGGGACCCGAGGCGACGCGCGCGTGCGCGGCCACGACGGGACGGTCAGCTCCACGCCCTGCGCCGGAGCCGCCCGCGCGGCGGTGGCTGCGCGGGGCAGCGCAGGGGGCGGACCCTTGAGCAGGTCGTAGCGCTCGCGCTGGAAGGGGTAGGCGGGCAGGGGGATGCGGCGGCGGGACTCGCCCTTGTAGACGCGGCCGGCCACCGTCTTCGCGCCCGCGAGCCACAGCTTCGCGAACGCGTCCGTGGCGTGCGTGAGCGCGTCCTGCTGGGCGTCGCGCGGCGCGGGCAGCGTCGTGAGGATGGCGGGGAACGTGCCCTCCTTCGCGTTGCGGCGCACCAGCGTCGCCAGCGCGTTGCCGGGACCGACCTCCAGGAAGACGTGCTCGGGGTCGTTCAACAGCAGCGTCGCCGAGTCCTGGAAGCGCACGGCGTCGCGCAGGTGGCGCGCCCAGTACGCCGGGCTCACCGCGTCCTCGGGCGTCACCCAGGTGCCGGTGACGTTGGACAGGTAGAGGTCCTTGGGCTCCTTGCGCGCGACCTTCGCCACCGCCTGGCGGAACTCCTCGACGATGGGGTCCATCATCGTGGAGTGGAACGCGTGCGACGTGTGCAGCCGCGACACCTCCACCTTCTGGGCCTCCAGCTTCGCCTGGAGCGCGTCCACCGCGTCGGTGGGGCCCGCGACCACGGTGAAGCCCGGCGCGTTCACGGCCGCCACGGAGATGCGCGCGTCCATCAGCGGCGCCAGCGCCTCCGGCGTCAGCCGCACGGACAGCATGGCGCCCGCGGGCAGCGACTGCATCAGCCGGCCGCGCGTGGCCACCAGCGCCAGCGCGTCGTCCAGGCTGAACACGCCCGACAGGCACGCGGCCACGTACTCACCGATGCTGTGGCCCACCATCGCCTGCGGCGTCACGCCCCAGGACGCCCAGAGCTTCGCCAGCGCGTACTCGATGACGAACAGCGCGGGCTGCGTGAGCGACGTCTGCTTGAGCTGCTCGGTGGCCTTCTCGCGCCCGTCCGCGGGCGGATGGAGCACCGTGCGCAGGTCCAGCCCCAGGTGGGGCTTCAGCTTCTCCGCGCACGCGTCCACCTCCGTGCGGAAGACGGGCTCCTGCTCGTAGAGGCCCCGGCCCATGTCCACGTACTGCGAACCCTGACCGGAGAAGAGGAACACCACCGGCCGGCGCGTGTTGAGGCCGGAGCCGCCCAGGAGCCGCCGGGCGTCCCGCAGCGCCGCCTTCGCGTCCGCGACGTCCTTCACCACCACCGCGCGGCGGTGCTCGTGCGCGTGGCGGCCCACCTGGAGCGTGTACGCCACGTCCGCCAGGTTCACGTTCGGATGCGAGTCCAGGTGCGCGGCCAGTTGCTCCGTCGCCGCGTCCAGCGCCGCGGGCGTGCGGCCGGACAGGGGCAGCACATGCCACGCGCGGCGCGACGGCGCGGGGGCGGCGGTCTTCGGGGCCTCCTCCAGGATGACGTGCGTGTTGGTGCCGCCGATGCCGAAGGCGCTCACGCCCGCGCGGCGCGGCCCGTTCGTGGACGTCCACGGCCGGGGCTGCGAGGGCACGAAGAAGGGCCCCGCGTCGAAGTCGATGACGGGGTTGGGCTTCTCGAAGTGGGGGCTCGCGGGAATCTCGCCGTGCTCCATGGCGAGCACCGTCTTCACCACGCCCGCGATGCCGGCGGCCGCGTCCAGGTGGCCGATGGCCGCCTTGAGCGAGCCCAGCGCCACGCGCTTCTGGCCCGTCTCCTTGCCGCCGAAGGCCTGGTTGAGCGCGGCCACCTCTATCGGGTCGCCCAGCGGGGTGCCCGTCGCGTGGGCCTCCACGTACTGGATGTCGTCCGGGGTGACGCCGGAGATGGCGAGCGCCTCCGCGATGACCGCGGCCTGGCCCTCCACGCTGGGCGCGGTGAAGCCCACCTTGCCCGCGCCGTCGTTGTTCACCGCCGTGCCCAGCAGCACGCCGTGGATGGTGTCGCCGTCCTTCAGCGCGTCCGACAGCCGCTTGAGCACCACCACCGCCGCGCCCGCTCCGCGCACGGTGCCGTTGGCCTTCGCGTCGAACGCGCGGCAGTAGCCGTCCGGCGAGAAGATCATCCCCTCCTGGTAGAGGTAGCCCGCCGTCTGCGGGAAGGACACGGACGAGCCGCCCGCGAGCGCCATGTCGCTCTCTCCGGACAGCAGGCTCTGGCACGCCAGGTGGAGCGCCACCAGCGAGCTGGAGCACGCCGTCTGCACCGTCGCCGCGGGGCCGCGCAGGCCCAGCCGGTGGGACACGCGCGTGGCCACGTAGTCCTTGTCGTTGGCCAGCATCACGCCGAACGAGCCGGCCGTGTCCATCAGGTCCGGCTGCCGCGTCAGCGCGCGCAGGAGGTACGAGCTGAGGCTCACGCTCGCGTAGACGGCCACCGCGCCCTTGAAGCGCGTCGGGTCATAGCCGGCGTTGTCCAGCGACTCCCACGCGCACTCCATGAAGATGCGCTGCTGGGGGTCCATCAGCTCCGCCTCGCGCGGGCTGTAGCCGAAGAGGCCCGCGTCGAAGTCCGTCGCGCCCTCCAGCACGTAGCTGGAGCGCACCCACTGCGGATGGGCGCGCAGGGCCTGCGGCACGCCCGCGTCGTCCAGCTCCGCGTCCGAGGGCACTCGGCGCGCGTCGCCGCCGCGCCGGAGCATCTCCCAGAAGCCCTCCAGCGTCTTCGCACCCGGGAAGCGGCCCGCCAGGCCGACGATCGCGATGCGCTCCTCGCCACCACCCACTGCGTCACTCATCCGCGTCTCCATCCGTTTCCACCCGACCGCGCGAGGCCACCGCGCGGCGGTTGACCGTGCGTCGCGCCTCGGCACGGGAGCGGCCCGCCTGCGCCGCGTCCTCCGAGGGCGTGTCCTCCCGGCGCGACAGCCGCGCCGCCAGCGCCCGCACGGTGGGGTACTGGAAGAGGTCCGTGAGCGCCAGCGTCACGCCGAGTTCCGCCGTGAGCCGCCGGTGCAACTGGAGCGCGAGCAGCGAGTTGCCGCCCAGCTCGAAGAAGGGGTCGTCCATGCCCACCCGCTCCACGTGGAGCAGGTCCTTCCAGGCCTGGGCGATCTGCTGCTCGATGGCCGTCCCCGGCGCCACGAAGGGGCGCGAGGGATCCGTCCCACCCAGCTCCGGCGCGGGCAGTGCCTTGCGGTCCGCCTTGCCGTTGGGGCTGAGCGGCATGCGCTCCAGCACCACGACGTTGGACGGGACCATGTACTCGGGCAGCCGCTCCAGCAGGAAGGTGCGCAGCGCCGCGGCCTCCGGCTTCGCGTCCTTGCCGGTGACGTAGGCCACCAGCCGCTTCTGGCCCGGCCGGTCCTCGCGCGCGAGCACCACCGCCTGGCGCACCGTGGGGTGCTTCTCCAGCGACGACTCGATTTCGCCCAGTTCGATGCGCAGACCGCGGATCTTCACCTGGAAGTCCGCGCGGCCCAGGTACTCGATTTCGCCGTCCGGCAGCCACCGGGCCACGTCGCCCGTGCGGTACATGCGCGCGCCCGGCACCGTCGCGTAGGGGTCGGGGATGAAGCGCTCGGCCGTCAGCGAGGGCCGCGCGAGGTAGCCGCGCCCCACCTGCACGCCGCCGATGTACAGCTCGCCCGCCGCGCCCTGCGGCACCGGCTGGAGCTCCGAGTCCAGGATGCGGATCTGCGTGTTGTCCACCGGCCGGCCAATGGGCACGGAGCGGCGGCCGTCGTTCGCCTTGCACGCGTGGAACGTCACGTCCACCGCGGCCTCGGTGGGGCCGTAGAGGTTGTGGAGCCCCGCGCCGGGAAGCGTGCGCAGGCACAGCTCCTTCAGCTCCAGGGGCAGCGCCTCACCGCTGCACACCACGCGCTGGAGCGACGTGCACTCCGCCACGCCCGGCTCGTCCAGGAACGCCTGGAGCATGGAGGGCACGAAGTGCAGCGTGGTGACGGACGCGGAGGCAATCAGCGCCTTCAGGTAGCCCGGGTCCTGGTGCCCGCCGGGCTTCGCGACGACCAGCTTCGCGCCCGTCATCAGCGGCCAGAAGAACTCCCAGACGGACACGTCGAAGCTGAACGGCGTCTTCTGGAGCACCACGTCCCGAGGCGTGAGCCCGTACGCGGACTGCATCCACAAGAGGCGGTTCACCACCGGGCCGTGGGCGTTCATCGCGCCCTTGGGGCGGCCCGTGCTGCCGGACGTGAAGATGATGTACGCCAGCGAGTCCGGCATGGCCGTAGGCACAGGCGCCGTGGTGGGCTCGCGGGCAATCTCCTCCCAGCCTGTGTCCAGCTTCACCACCGTCGCGCCGGACGCCGGCAGCCGCGGCAACAACCGCTCCTGCACCAGCAGCACCGGCGGACGCGCGTCCTCCAGCATCCAGCCCAGGCGCTCCTGCGGGTAGCCGGGGTCCAGCGGCACGTAGGCGCCGCCCGCCTTCAGCGTGCCCAGCAGGCCCACCACCATCTCCAGCGACCGCTCCACGCACAGGCCCACGCGCACTTCCGGGCCCACGCCGTGCTTGCGCAGCGCGTGCGCGAGCTGGTTCGCGCGGGCATCCAGCTCGCGGTAGGTGAGGTGGCTGCCCTCGAGCTCCAGGGCGACGGCGTCCGGCGTGCGCGCCACCTGCGCCTCGATGAGCGAGGTGAGCGTCGCGCCCTTCGGGTGCGTGACGGCCGTGTCGTTCCAGCCGTTCATCACGCGCTGGCGCTCGGCGTCGGGCAACAGCGGCAGGTGGGAGATGCGCACGTCCGGCTGCGCGACGATGCCCTCCAGCAGCGTGAGGTAGTGGCCCAGCAGCCGCTCCGCCGTCGAGCGCTCGAAGAGGTCGGTGCTGTACTCGGCGGTGACGCGCAGGCCCTGCGGCAGGTCCACCAGCAAGAGCGACAGGTCGTACTTCGTCGTGCCGGTGTCCACCGGCTTCGCCTCCATCACCACGCCCGGGGCCTCCAGGGCCGGCATGGGCGCGTTCTGCAGGACGAACATCACCTGGAAGATGGGCGAGTGGCTGAGGTGCCGCTCCGGCTTGAGCGCGTCCACCAGCCGCTCGAAGGGGATGTCCTGGTGCGCGTACGCGTCCAGCGTGGACTCGTGCACGCGGCGCAGCAGCTCCTTGAACGTGGGCTTGCCGGACAGGTCCGAGCGCAGCGCCAGCATGTTCACGAACAGGCCGATGAGCCCTTCCACCTCCGCGCGCGGACGGCCAGCGATGGGCGTGCCCACCACGATGTCGTCCTGCCCGGTGTAGCGGGACAAGAGCACGTTGAACGCGGACAGCAGCGTCACGAAGAGCGTGCGGCCCTCGCGCTGGCCCAGCGCCTTGAGGGCGTGGGTCAGGGCCGGGGACAGGTGCATCACCTGCCGCTCGCCCTTGGAGCTCATCAGCGCCGGGCGCGGCTTGTCCTGGGGCAGCTCCAGCAGCGCGTTGGGGTTGAGGCGGTTCTTCCAGTAGGTGAGCTGGCGCTCCAGCTCCGCGCCCTGGAGCCAGTCCTTCTGCCACACCGCCCAGTCCGCGTACTGGAGCGGCAGCGGCTTGAGCGGCGAGGGCTGGCCCTCCAGGCACGCGCGGTAGAGCACTGCCAGCTCGTGCACGAGCACGCCCATGGACCAGCCGTCGGAGACGATGTGGTGCTGATCCACCAGCAGCACCTGCTCGCCGTTGCCCAGGAGCATCAGCACCGCGCGCAACAGCGGCCCCTGCTCCAGGCTGAAGGGCTGCTGCGCGAGCGTCACCACGCGCCGCTGCGCCTCGGCCTCACGCTCGGACTCCGGGAGGCCCTGGAGGTCCATCACCTCCAGCGGCACCTCGCCCGTGGAGGCGATGAGCTGCACGGCGCCGCCCTCGCGCTCCTGGAAGGTGGTGCGCAGCGTGTCGTGCCGCTCCACCAGCAGGGCCAGGGCGCGGCTCAGCGCGTCCGTGTCCACGGTGCCCGTCAGGCGCACCGCGGTGGGCATGTGGAACGCCGCGCTGCCGGGGCTCCACTTGTCCAGGAACCACATCCGCTCCTGCGCGAAGGACAGGGGCGCCTGCTTCGAGGCAGGGCGCGACTTGTCCTTCAGGAGCTGCGCCAGGCGTGCTCGCTTCTCTTCGGGCGTCATGTTCAGGCCGCGTCCTCGCTGCTGCTGCCACCACCGTCACCGCCGCCCGCGTCTTCCAGAATCGCGAGCAGCTCCGCCACCTGTTCGTCGGAGAGCTGGTCCATGTTCTCCAGCAGCTTCTCCGCCTCCGCCGCGGTCACCTTCTGCTTCGCGGCGGGCGTGGCCACCGGCTGCGCGGCCACCGGGGCCGGCGCGGGCGTGGCGCCCTCCACGGAGTAGCCCAGCCGCTCGATGACGGCGTGGGTGGACGCGTCGAAGGCGCGGGGCCACTTGATGCGCTTCCAGGACTCGCCCATCTTCTTCTCGATGCCCTGGTGCTGGAGGATGTTGGGGTCCCCCAGGCCGCCCATCATGCGGTCCTTCTTGCCGTCGTACGGCTGGACCATGCGCTCGTCGAACTCCAGGCCCAGGAAGTGGGCCACGCCGGTCATCACCTTCGTCGGGTCCGCGACCAGGTCCTCGTAGCGGACCCAGTGGCAGCGCTCACGGCCGATGCCGTCGAAGAAGTTGAGCAGGTTGCGGTTGGACAGCGCCCACACCGTCTCCGCCACCACGTAGGGGTCCACGTCCGCGTCGCCGAAGAGGCCGGCGGCGAAGAGGCGGTCGAAGCGCATGCGGAGGATGGACTCCATCACCGGGAGCGGGTGGCGGTAGAGGTAGATGTACTTGTTGCCCTCGAACATCCGCTCCGCGCGCTCCAGCGTCTCCACGTCCATGGCGTACGTGGGCGTCTTGTCCACGAGCAGCCGGGGCGCGGACTTCTCCTGGAGGCGGCGGTAGACGTCCTGCGCGGACACGTCCTCCGCGACCAGCCGGTCCACCAGCGCGGCGCCAGCGGGCGAGTCCAGCTTCTCCAGCTCCATGAGCGCCCACTGCAGGCCGCCCGTGGTCCACTCCATCTCGGAGCCGAAGCCGATGTTCTCGCGCCACTCGCGCATGCCCTCGAAGAAGAGCAGGTTCACTTCCGGCGGGCAGAACAGCCGGGGGTGTCCCGCGAGCATCACGCGGAACAGCGTGGAGCCCGCGCGCGGGCTGGAGTGCACGAACACCATGGGCGGGTTCTTCTTCGCCGTGTTGGTGCGCTGCACGCCGGACACCTGGGCGCGGTAGGGCTTCAGCGGATACGCGGACAGCGGCTTGTTCTCCGCGAAGCGCTGCGGATCCTGCAGGCGGTCCATCTCCACGAGCAGGTACTTGGACAGCTCCGGAATGGACGGGTGCGCCTGCACCTCGTGCGGGTAGAGCTGGAACTTGAAGTCCTGCCGCAGGTCGTACTCCAGCTCCGCGCCCAGCGCGTGCAGGTCGTAGCCCTTGAGGCTGCCGTCCGCGGGCAGCTTGTCCTGGGGAATGCGCAGCCCTTCGGAGATGTGGTGGCGCAGGTACTCGGTGAGCAGGGCGGGGCGCTCGGTGGGGAACGCGGTGCGCAGGCGCTCCGCGATGGGCTTCTCCGTGGAGGCCGCGCGCTTGCCCAGCTCCTGCTCCACGCGCCCGGCGACGCCCGCCACGGTGGGCGTCTCGAAGAGGCCGCGCAGCGACAGGTCCACCTTCAGCACCGCGTGGATGTGATTGCGCAGCTGCGTGGCCAGCAGCGAGTGGCCGCCCAGCTCGAAGAAGTTGTCGTTGATGCCGATGCCGTCGATGCCCAGCACCTGCTCCCAGATGCCCGCGACGGTCTTCTCCAGCTCCGTGCGCGGCGCGGCGTAGGGCGTGAGGATGGACGGCCGGGCGTGCTTGTTGCCCTTGGCCGCGTCCTTCTTGCCCTCCTTCGCCTTCGTGGCGCGGGGCCCCTGGCGCTGACGCGCGGCCAGGTTGCCCGTGGAGATGGCCAGCTGGCCCTCGCCGTGAGACAGCGCGCGGCGCAGCGCCTCCAGGCCCTCGGCGGGCTGGATGGCGAACTGGGCCAGCGTGGGGGACAGCTCCGCCATGGCCTGCGCGTCCGCGAACTGCCACGCGTCCCAGTCCACGCTCAGCCACGGGTAGGCGAAGCCCTCCGTGCGGTTTTCCGCGAACGCGTCCATGAAGGCGCTGGCGGAGGCCTGCGCCACCTGGCCCAGGCCGCCGAGCACGGACGACAGCGACGACACGAGGAGGCAGAACGCGGGGCCCTCCTTGGGGAGCACCTCCGCCAGCACCCGCACGCCGTGCACCTGCGGGCGGAAGTGCCAGGCGCACTCGTCCGGGCCCGTCTCCGCGATGGTGCCCAGCGTGGCGCCCTGCATGCCGCCCGCCGCGTGGATGACGCCGTCGATGCGGCCGAAGCGCGCCACCGCCGCGTCCACGACGCCGCGCATGGACTCCACGTCGGTGAGGGCCGCGGGCAGCACCAGCATCTCGATGCCCGTGCGCTCCAGGGCCAGCGCGCGCTGGATGCGGCGGGACACCGCGTCCTCGACGCCGTGCTTCTCCACCCACGTCGTCCACTGGCCACGGCTGGGGAAGTCCGCCGTCTCCACCAGCGTCAGCTTCGCCTGGTGCACCGTGGCCAGCTCGGACGCCAGCGCGTGGCCAATGCCCGTGAGGCCGTCGGTGATGAGGTACGCGCCGCCGTCGCGCAGCACCGGCGTGCCGGCCGCCTCCAGGCGCACGGGCTCGAAGGTCTGCACCCAGCGCTGGCGGCCGCGCAGGGCCACCACCGCGTCACGCGCCTCCGCGCGCAGCTCCGCGGCCAGCCGGTCCGCCACCGCGCCCGCGTCGCCGGGCACCACGTCCACGAAGCGGCAGGAGAGGTTCGGATACTCCTGCGGCAGCACGCGCGAGGGGCCCACCAGCAGGGCCTGCTCCGGCAGCTGCGCATCCACCTGCTCCACGCGAGCGGAGCGGC is a genomic window of Corallococcus macrosporus containing:
- a CDS encoding MFS transporter, with the protein product MSLAQRLTITQPMRVFWITWFGQLISILGSGLTAFGVGAKVFLDTRSTTQFALLSFFAFAPMVILAPLAGTLIDRWDRRRAMLLADMGNGLSTLIIFGLVLADSKGLIKLQAWHFYLPVSFGACFGAFRWPAFFATVTLLVPKQHLGRANAMAEVASGASQILSPIIAGALIDSVGLVGVLSVDVCSFTIAIITLLMVRFPRPPVSVEGQQGKGSILAEMKQGWSFISTRRGLVALLGFTVVAVLCMDLVVLLITPLVLAFTDISTLGIIASVAGVGALLGAVGMGVWGGPKNQLHGILGFQIVSGLVLFMAAPSPSVPLVATAAALYLFTMPPMVASTQSIWQRKIPADLQGRAAAVKRMVTLCMSPFASLIAGPLADDLFEPAMAPGGVLAGSMGRLLGVGPGRGIAVIFIVLGLMTLLNVAFAWTNPRLRNLDRELPDALPDGGATPDTAAAPPPTAPTAGASAS
- a CDS encoding type I polyketide synthase, giving the protein MSDAVGGGEERIAIVGLAGRFPGAKTLEGFWEMLRRGGDARRVPSDAELDDAGVPQALRAHPQWVRSSYVLEGATDFDAGLFGYSPREAELMDPQQRIFMECAWESLDNAGYDPTRFKGAVAVYASVSLSSYLLRALTRQPDLMDTAGSFGVMLANDKDYVATRVSHRLGLRGPAATVQTACSSSLVALHLACQSLLSGESDMALAGGSSVSFPQTAGYLYQEGMIFSPDGYCRAFDAKANGTVRGAGAAVVVLKRLSDALKDGDTIHGVLLGTAVNNDGAGKVGFTAPSVEGQAAVIAEALAISGVTPDDIQYVEAHATGTPLGDPIEVAALNQAFGGKETGQKRVALGSLKAAIGHLDAAAGIAGVVKTVLAMEHGEIPASPHFEKPNPVIDFDAGPFFVPSQPRPWTSTNGPRRAGVSAFGIGGTNTHVILEEAPKTAAPAPSRRAWHVLPLSGRTPAALDAATEQLAAHLDSHPNVNLADVAYTLQVGRHAHEHRRAVVVKDVADAKAALRDARRLLGGSGLNTRRPVVFLFSGQGSQYVDMGRGLYEQEPVFRTEVDACAEKLKPHLGLDLRTVLHPPADGREKATEQLKQTSLTQPALFVIEYALAKLWASWGVTPQAMVGHSIGEYVAACLSGVFSLDDALALVATRGRLMQSLPAGAMLSVRLTPEALAPLMDARISVAAVNAPGFTVVAGPTDAVDALQAKLEAQKVEVSRLHTSHAFHSTMMDPIVEEFRQAVAKVARKEPKDLYLSNVTGTWVTPEDAVSPAYWARHLRDAVRFQDSATLLLNDPEHVFLEVGPGNALATLVRRNAKEGTFPAILTTLPAPRDAQQDALTHATDAFAKLWLAGAKTVAGRVYKGESRRRIPLPAYPFQRERYDLLKGPPPALPRAATAARAAPAQGVELTVPSWPRTRASPRVPSLAGQRWLVLEADTPVAARVSERLRQAGADVVSLVAGQGASDPVTKRFAVDVASPDAVSEHLERLRGEEWTPAHVAYLWPLVKAPQDLEAGLATSFHGLLALAKAVGPGAAKAPLTLDVVTTGAQDVTGEEPLLPWQAAAVGASRVLPQEYPGITVRAVDVTWPAPDESASGPWLERLVTELATGKEAVVALRGPYRHVEAFEPIEVPGTPDSDAAQPTGLKEGGVYVIVGGLGRVGLALAEQLTHAVKPKLVLLSRRTLPAPGEWDAWRAGHDAQDATSRAIERMRTLEQAGAQVLALRADAGVPGQLDKALQVAEAKFGRVDGVFYAAGDGGMATRISVDESTPEATTPLLAGRFGGLTQLAEALASRHPDFVVVQSSLTVVLGGMAVSAVAAAHAGMDALAARQARLGGTRWYTVDWDVWGVGEGFRPDAVIPPAEGFRLLRALLTQPAGGRFLASRGSLEARLQVARDGASTTRTGGSASGKHPRPPLANVFVAPRDETEEKVAALWQDLLGVESVGITDNFFELGGHSLLGVQLLSRIRETFQVELSMRALFESPTVEVMTVAIVEASASQLDPEALEAMLAELEQG